In one Juglans regia cultivar Chandler chromosome 11, Walnut 2.0, whole genome shotgun sequence genomic region, the following are encoded:
- the LOC118343832 gene encoding glutaredoxin-C11-like, with translation MDRVKDLASKKAAVIFTKSSCCMCHSIKQLFYELGASPAIHELDQVANGKDMEYALRGLGCNPSVPAVFIGGKYVGSAKDIISLHVDGSLKQMLMDAKAIWF, from the coding sequence ATGGATAGGGTAAAAGATTTGGCATCAAAGAAAGCTGCTGTGATATTCACCAAGAGCTCATGTTGCATGTGCCATAGCATCAAACAACTCTTCTATGAGCTTGGAGCCAGCCCTGCAATTCATGAGCTTGACCAAGTTGCCAATGGGAAGGATATGGAGTATGCTCTACGAGGGCTAGGATGTAATCCCTCAGTCCCAGCTGTGTTCATAGGAGGAAAGTATGTAGGCTCAGCGAAGGATATCATATCCCTTCATGTTGATGGGTCTCTCAAACAAATGCTCATGGATGCCAAGGCCATCTGGTTCTAg